A portion of the Bacillus sp. 2205SS5-2 genome contains these proteins:
- a CDS encoding alpha/beta hydrolase translates to MWKWEAENPQGVVVIIHGAMEHHGRYKWLIEMWRSSNFHVVMGDLPGHGITSRRNRGHIETFNEYIMEVKDWIGGAMEYDLPIYVMGHSMGGLIAVRLFQEHRLKVKGLILSSPCLGLLRPPSMILNVLSFGLNEVRPKTKFSSGLTIDMATKNQDIKEMDCNDSLYLTKVSVRWYRELVKSIKLAFRHSEKLQDLPLLVIQGGDDQIVDKSGVKSWFNQVQSSDKHYKEWPHYYHEVFSEEKRDDVFQYSVNFVINQLVLDKKMKK, encoded by the coding sequence ATGTGGAAATGGGAGGCAGAAAATCCGCAAGGTGTTGTTGTAATTATTCATGGAGCAATGGAGCACCATGGACGATACAAATGGTTAATTGAAATGTGGAGATCATCTAATTTTCACGTGGTGATGGGCGATCTTCCTGGACACGGAATCACTTCCAGGAGAAATAGAGGACATATCGAAACCTTTAATGAATATATAATGGAAGTGAAAGATTGGATAGGAGGGGCAATGGAGTATGATTTACCTATTTATGTGATGGGTCATAGTATGGGAGGGTTGATTGCTGTCCGCTTATTTCAAGAGCACAGATTAAAAGTAAAGGGACTTATCCTTTCTTCTCCTTGTTTAGGGCTTTTGCGCCCTCCTTCGATGATCTTAAATGTTCTTTCATTTGGATTAAACGAAGTTAGACCTAAAACAAAATTCTCATCAGGCCTTACCATAGATATGGCAACGAAAAATCAAGACATTAAAGAAATGGATTGTAATGATTCTTTGTACCTAACGAAAGTGTCCGTTCGGTGGTACCGTGAGCTTGTGAAATCGATAAAACTTGCTTTTCGTCATAGTGAGAAATTGCAAGATCTCCCTCTGTTAGTCATTCAAGGTGGAGATGATCAGATTGTTGATAAATCTGGGGTGAAATCATGGTTTAACCAAGTCCAGAGTTCGGATAAGCACTATAAGGAATGGCCGCACTATTATCATGAAGTGTTTAGTGAAGAAAAAAGAGATGACGTGTTTCAGTATTCGGTGAATTTTGTTATTAATCAACTAGTTTTAGATAAAAAAATGAAAAAGTGA
- a CDS encoding gamma carbonic anhydrase gives MIYSYHDTYPQISSSAFIADFVTISGDVKIGDKSSIWFNTVIRGDVAPTIIGNKVNIQDNCVLHQSPNNPLILEDQVTVGHSVILHSCKIRKKALIGMGSIILDKAEIGAGAFIGAGSLVPQGKVIPPNSLAFGRPAKVIRELTVEDIQDMERISREYAEKAQYYKSIQK, from the coding sequence ATGATCTATTCCTATCATGACACTTATCCTCAAATTTCATCCTCAGCGTTTATTGCTGATTTCGTCACGATATCAGGAGACGTGAAGATTGGCGATAAATCCAGCATTTGGTTTAACACCGTAATACGAGGTGATGTTGCCCCAACTATAATTGGAAACAAAGTAAATATTCAAGATAATTGTGTTCTTCACCAAAGCCCAAATAATCCGCTTATTTTGGAAGATCAAGTGACCGTGGGGCATAGCGTGATTTTACATAGTTGCAAAATCAGGAAAAAAGCACTGATTGGTATGGGTTCCATTATTTTGGACAAGGCAGAAATTGGAGCAGGAGCCTTTATTGGAGCAGGAAGCTTAGTTCCACAAGGAAAAGTAATTCCTCCTAATTCACTTGCATTTGGCAGACCCGCTAAAGTCATTCGAGAATTAACGGTTGAGGACATACAAGATATGGAGCGCATTTCTCGAGAGTACGCAGAGAAAGCTCAGTACTATAAATCGATACAAAAATAG
- the metK gene encoding methionine adenosyltransferase, whose product MTKKRHLFTSESVTEGHPDKICDQISDSILDAILDKDPNARVACETSVTTGLVLVAGEITTSTYVDIPKIVRETVKGIGYTRAKYGFDAETCAVLTAIDEQSADIAMGVDQALEAREGHMSDEEIDAIGAGDQGLMFGFACNETKELMPLPISLAHKLSRRLTEVRKDEVLPYLRPDGKTQVTVEYDENNHPVRIDTIVISTQHHPEVSLEQIQRNLKEYVINPIVPKELIDDETKYFINPTGRFVIGGPQGDAGLTGRKIIVDTYGGYARHGGGAFSGKDATKVDRSAAYAARYVAKNIVAAGLADKCEVQLAYAIGVAKPVSISIDTFGTSDVSEETLIDVVSNNFDLRPAGIIKMLDLRRPIYKQTAAYGHFGRNDLDLPWERTDKAEALKTQALNN is encoded by the coding sequence TTGACAAAGAAACGCCATTTATTTACTTCAGAATCAGTAACAGAAGGACATCCAGATAAAATTTGTGATCAAATCTCAGATTCTATTTTGGATGCAATTTTAGATAAAGATCCGAATGCTCGTGTCGCTTGTGAAACGTCGGTCACCACAGGACTTGTCCTTGTAGCGGGTGAAATTACAACAAGCACGTATGTGGATATTCCTAAAATCGTACGTGAGACCGTTAAGGGAATTGGTTACACTCGTGCAAAGTATGGTTTCGATGCGGAAACATGTGCTGTTTTAACGGCTATTGATGAGCAATCTGCTGATATTGCGATGGGTGTTGACCAAGCTCTAGAAGCTCGAGAGGGACATATGTCCGACGAGGAAATCGATGCCATTGGCGCAGGGGACCAAGGATTGATGTTTGGATTTGCTTGTAATGAAACAAAAGAATTAATGCCACTACCTATTTCTCTAGCGCATAAATTATCTCGTCGCTTGACAGAAGTACGAAAAGACGAAGTTCTTCCTTACCTTCGTCCAGATGGAAAAACACAAGTGACGGTTGAGTATGATGAGAACAATCACCCCGTTCGTATTGATACGATTGTCATTTCTACCCAACATCATCCAGAAGTGAGCTTAGAGCAAATTCAACGAAATCTGAAAGAATACGTCATAAATCCAATCGTTCCGAAAGAATTGATTGATGATGAAACAAAATACTTCATCAATCCAACGGGCCGTTTCGTTATTGGCGGACCACAAGGAGATGCAGGTCTAACTGGTCGTAAGATTATTGTGGACACATATGGTGGGTATGCTCGTCACGGCGGTGGGGCATTCTCTGGTAAAGATGCAACGAAAGTAGATCGTTCGGCAGCCTACGCTGCACGTTATGTGGCGAAAAACATCGTGGCTGCTGGTTTAGCCGATAAATGTGAAGTGCAGCTAGCGTATGCCATTGGTGTTGCCAAGCCTGTTTCCATTTCCATTGATACATTTGGAACAAGCGATGTAAGTGAAGAAACATTAATTGATGTTGTGAGCAATAACTTTGATTTACGACCAGCTGGTATTATCAAAATGCTTGACTTAAGACGCCCAATTTATAAGCAAACAGCTGCTTATGGTCACTTTGGCCGTAATGATCTTGATTTACCTTGGGAGCGTACAGATAAAGCAGAAGCATTAAAAACACAAGCTCTTAACAACTAA
- the pckA gene encoding phosphoenolpyruvate carboxykinase (ATP) codes for MNSVSMSSELMELLAGENIQLQLSVPTLVEKVLHRNEGVLTASGAVRAETGKYTGRSPKDKYIVEEDSSSSKIDWGSVNQPISSEKFDNLYHKVIKHLEEQDEVFVFKGFAGADHKHRMPIQVINEYAWHNLFAHQLFIRPTEEELDNHQAQFTVISAPNFKAVPEEDGTHSETFIIVSFDKRTVLIGGTEYAGEMKKSIFSVMNYMLPEQDILSMHCSANVGFEGDVALFFGLSGTGKTTLSADENRRLIGDDEHGWSPNGVFNIEGGCYAKCIGLTRDKEPQIFDAIRFGSVLENVVLHEDSRLPDYEDNSLTENTRAAYPIDAVDNIVVPSIAGHPNTIIFLTADAFGVLPPISKLTKEQAMYHFLSGYTSKLAGTERGITSPQATFSTCFGSPFLPLPAQRYAEMLGKKIDEHNAKVFLVNTGWTGGEYGTGNRMKLGYTRAMVQAALEGELDNVETVKGEIFGLAIPLHVPGVPDEVLQPAKTWANSSDYEKKAKELSEKFRQNFKKFSNVSPEIKQLGGPIA; via the coding sequence ATGAATTCAGTGAGCATGTCTAGTGAATTAATGGAACTATTAGCGGGAGAAAATATTCAACTTCAACTGTCTGTACCTACGTTAGTGGAAAAGGTATTACACCGAAATGAAGGTGTTTTGACTGCTTCAGGAGCTGTTCGTGCGGAAACAGGAAAATACACTGGGCGTTCTCCAAAAGACAAGTATATCGTTGAAGAAGATTCTTCAAGCAGCAAAATTGATTGGGGTTCAGTAAACCAACCGATTTCCTCTGAAAAATTTGATAATCTTTACCATAAAGTCATCAAGCATCTGGAAGAACAAGATGAAGTTTTCGTCTTTAAAGGCTTCGCAGGCGCTGATCATAAACATAGAATGCCGATACAAGTTATTAACGAGTATGCGTGGCATAATTTATTTGCTCATCAATTATTCATACGCCCAACAGAGGAAGAACTTGATAATCATCAAGCACAATTTACGGTGATCTCTGCTCCGAATTTTAAAGCCGTTCCAGAAGAAGATGGTACCCATTCAGAAACCTTCATCATAGTTTCCTTTGATAAGAGAACTGTGCTCATTGGCGGCACGGAATACGCTGGCGAAATGAAGAAATCGATTTTCTCAGTAATGAACTATATGCTTCCTGAGCAAGATATTTTGTCCATGCACTGCTCTGCTAATGTTGGATTTGAAGGGGATGTCGCCTTATTTTTCGGATTATCCGGAACAGGAAAGACAACGCTTTCAGCCGATGAGAATCGTCGCCTAATTGGAGATGATGAGCATGGATGGTCTCCAAATGGTGTATTTAATATCGAGGGCGGCTGCTATGCAAAGTGTATTGGACTGACTCGTGATAAAGAGCCACAGATTTTTGATGCTATTCGCTTTGGCTCTGTGTTAGAAAATGTTGTTTTACATGAGGACTCGCGCTTACCTGATTATGAAGATAATTCATTAACAGAAAATACTCGAGCAGCCTACCCGATTGATGCAGTAGATAATATTGTTGTACCAAGTATCGCTGGGCACCCGAATACGATTATCTTTTTAACAGCTGATGCATTTGGTGTTTTACCTCCTATTAGTAAACTAACAAAAGAACAAGCCATGTATCATTTCTTAAGTGGTTATACATCCAAACTCGCCGGAACAGAGCGTGGCATCACTTCACCACAAGCTACTTTCTCTACATGTTTTGGCTCACCATTCCTTCCTCTTCCAGCTCAGCGCTATGCTGAAATGCTAGGGAAGAAGATCGATGAACATAATGCAAAAGTATTTTTAGTTAATACGGGTTGGACCGGAGGAGAATACGGAACCGGTAACCGAATGAAACTGGGCTATACTCGGGCAATGGTTCAAGCAGCGCTAGAAGGTGAGCTTGATAACGTTGAAACGGTAAAGGGTGAAATATTTGGATTAGCTATTCCTTTGCACGTTCCTGGCGTACCAGACGAAGTATTACAACCTGCAAAAACATGGGCCAATTCGAGTGACTATGAGAAGAAAGCGAAGGAGCTTTCCGAAAAATTCCGTCAAAATTTTAAAAAGTTTTCGAATGTGTCCCCAGAAATCAAACAACTAGGTGGACCGATCGCCTAA
- a CDS encoding DUF2584 domain-containing protein, which translates to MGMPIELNTMIVTKGKEERAEQNLFCLKKDGYRMYPLHIPVEVRKTINSDISGIAVIQKLVWENDQTHLTYELQSLNSTN; encoded by the coding sequence ATGGGAATGCCGATAGAACTAAATACAATGATTGTTACAAAAGGGAAGGAAGAGCGTGCAGAACAGAATTTGTTTTGTCTGAAAAAAGACGGCTACCGAATGTATCCACTTCATATTCCAGTTGAAGTAAGAAAAACAATAAACAGCGACATTAGTGGGATAGCTGTCATCCAGAAGCTCGTTTGGGAAAATGACCAAACACATCTTACATACGAACTTCAGTCTTTGAACTCAACAAATTAA
- a CDS encoding alpha/beta hydrolase family protein has translation MNEGEIVSKQEFPSPHPNVELWLVTYRSQGLNVKGLLAKPKIEGKLDGFLYLRGGIKNVGKVRPARITQFASHGFIVFAPFYRGNQGGEGHEDFGGKDRYDAISGFQLLKQQDNVNPNRIHVFGFSRGGIMALFTAIECKEVATVVSWAGVSDMFLTYSERKDLRRMMKRVIGGSPHKLPEAYEYRTPLSSLERIQAPTLLIHGHKDQNVSIEHAYRLEKQLINLNKAVESWYFEQYTHYFPPHINRRMVKDLCSWMKKQG, from the coding sequence TTGAATGAAGGAGAAATCGTAAGTAAACAGGAATTCCCGTCCCCGCATCCAAATGTTGAGTTATGGTTAGTGACGTATCGTTCCCAAGGATTAAACGTGAAAGGACTTCTTGCTAAACCTAAAATTGAGGGGAAGTTAGACGGTTTTTTGTATTTGCGTGGTGGAATAAAAAATGTAGGGAAGGTTCGTCCGGCTCGAATTACCCAATTTGCCTCCCATGGTTTTATTGTATTTGCTCCTTTTTATCGTGGAAATCAAGGAGGGGAAGGTCATGAGGATTTCGGCGGGAAAGACCGATATGATGCGATTTCGGGTTTCCAATTATTAAAACAGCAAGATAACGTGAATCCGAATAGAATTCATGTGTTTGGCTTTTCACGTGGCGGAATCATGGCGCTTTTCACTGCCATTGAATGTAAAGAGGTTGCTACTGTGGTATCTTGGGCGGGCGTTTCGGATATGTTCCTTACGTATAGCGAGAGAAAAGATCTACGTCGAATGATGAAGCGAGTAATAGGTGGAAGTCCGCATAAACTTCCTGAAGCCTATGAATATCGAACACCCCTTTCTTCTTTAGAGAGGATTCAAGCACCTACCCTACTTATTCACGGGCACAAAGACCAAAACGTATCGATTGAACATGCATATCGTTTAGAAAAACAGCTAATTAATCTGAATAAAGCAGTTGAAAGCTGGTATTTTGAACAGTATACTCATTATTTTCCACCGCATATAAACCGGAGAATGGTGAAAGATTTATGTAGTTGGATGAAGAAACAGGGCTGA
- a CDS encoding ABC transporter substrate-binding protein yields the protein MLFSGCNNSSSDLEKVSVAEVTRSIFYAPEYVAIEKGFFGEQGLDIELKTTWGGDKTMTTLLSDGADIALVGSETTIYVYAQGTIDPVINFAQLTQTDGTFLVSREEVEDFEWNQLKGATFLGQRKGGMPQMVGEYVLKQRGIDPQNDLQLIQNIDFANIANAFASGTGDYVQLFEPTASIFEAEGKGHIVASFGEQSGFVPYTTFMAKESYMTENKETVEKFTAALYQAQLWVETHSAKEIAEVIQPYFEDTDISLIETVVNRYKSQGSYAQDPLLDENEWENLQNIMDEAGELPRAVKHSTLVNTSIAEKVME from the coding sequence ATGCTCTTTAGCGGTTGTAACAACAGTTCTTCGGATTTAGAAAAAGTTAGTGTAGCAGAAGTAACTAGGTCTATATTCTATGCGCCAGAGTATGTAGCGATTGAAAAAGGGTTTTTTGGGGAGCAAGGATTGGATATTGAACTCAAAACCACCTGGGGTGGAGATAAAACCATGACCACATTATTATCTGACGGAGCAGACATTGCGCTCGTAGGCTCTGAAACGACCATCTATGTCTATGCCCAAGGAACAATTGATCCTGTGATCAACTTCGCCCAACTAACCCAAACGGATGGAACCTTTCTTGTTTCCCGAGAAGAGGTTGAAGACTTTGAGTGGAATCAACTAAAAGGAGCCACGTTTCTCGGACAACGTAAAGGCGGTATGCCGCAAATGGTTGGTGAATATGTTCTGAAACAAAGAGGAATTGACCCCCAAAACGATCTTCAACTCATTCAAAACATTGATTTTGCCAATATTGCCAACGCCTTTGCTTCTGGAACAGGTGACTATGTTCAATTATTCGAACCGACCGCGTCCATTTTTGAAGCTGAAGGAAAAGGGCATATCGTCGCTTCATTTGGTGAGCAATCAGGATTTGTCCCCTACACAACTTTTATGGCAAAAGAAAGCTACATGACAGAAAATAAGGAAACGGTTGAAAAGTTTACAGCAGCCTTGTACCAAGCTCAACTATGGGTAGAAACACATAGCGCTAAAGAAATTGCCGAAGTCATTCAACCGTATTTTGAAGACACTGACATTTCTTTAATTGAAACAGTCGTAAATCGGTATAAATCCCAAGGGTCCTATGCTCAAGACCCACTACTTGATGAAAATGAATGGGAAAATCTCCAGAATATTATGGATGAAGCTGGTGAATTACCAAGGGCCGTAAAACACAGCACCCTTGTAAACACGTCTATCGCTGAAAAAGTGATGGAATAG
- a CDS encoding ABC transporter ATP-binding protein, producing MNVLELHSISHLYFTTKSVVNALEDVSLTVTEGEFISLIGPSGCGKTTLLSIIAGLLEPTRGTVSIPENNSIGYMLQQDYLYPWKTIEENILLGLKIDLQLDEKHKKYALSLLSEMGLQGTENQFPRQLSGGMRQRAALVRTLALSPKLLLLDEPFSALDYQTKLKLENLVVQTLKQLNKSAVLVTHDISEAIAMSDRILLFSPRPGRLYKEFNIPTAIRELSPFEARNSADFSLLFAEVWKEMENIEKQ from the coding sequence ATGAACGTACTAGAACTTCATTCCATTTCACACCTCTATTTTACGACAAAATCCGTCGTAAATGCCTTAGAGGATGTTTCATTAACCGTCACCGAGGGTGAGTTCATATCATTGATTGGTCCGAGTGGGTGCGGGAAAACGACGCTTTTATCGATTATCGCCGGACTGTTAGAGCCTACTAGAGGAACAGTTTCCATTCCCGAAAACAACTCGATTGGTTATATGTTGCAACAAGATTATCTTTATCCTTGGAAAACAATTGAAGAAAATATTTTATTAGGACTAAAGATTGATCTACAACTTGATGAAAAACACAAAAAATATGCCCTCTCTCTCTTATCAGAAATGGGCTTGCAAGGAACAGAAAATCAGTTCCCTAGACAACTCTCAGGAGGGATGAGACAAAGAGCAGCTCTTGTTCGGACCTTAGCTCTCTCCCCTAAACTTCTTTTATTAGATGAACCTTTTTCAGCTCTTGATTATCAAACCAAACTAAAACTTGAAAATCTTGTCGTTCAAACATTAAAGCAACTGAATAAAAGTGCCGTTTTGGTGACACATGATATTAGTGAGGCAATTGCGATGAGTGATCGAATTCTCTTATTCTCACCAAGACCTGGGCGTTTGTATAAAGAATTTAACATTCCTACTGCCATTCGCGAATTGTCACCATTTGAAGCCAGGAATTCAGCAGACTTTTCTCTCCTTTTTGCAGAAGTATGGAAGGAGATGGAGAACATTGAAAAGCAATAG
- a CDS encoding ABC transporter permease: protein MKSNSNQEHLHSQYVRSQQKEKRHIFYTQVTIFILFFASWQLFSTNHWIDPLLFSSPTKIFNLFLEKLLNGSILIHIGVTLTETIIGFLLGTLTGTLLAALLWWSPFLSKVSDPYLVILNAMPKVALGPILIVALGPGFLSIIAMGMIISVIITTIVVYTAFREVDVNYIKVLQTFHASRTQIFKECVLPASFPSIISTLKVNVGLSWVGVIVGEFLVSQKGLGYLIIYGFQVFNFTLVLLALLLIAFFATIMYKFVEMLQQKLIKDDL from the coding sequence TTGAAAAGCAATAGTAACCAAGAACACCTCCATTCTCAATATGTTCGATCCCAACAAAAAGAGAAACGTCATATTTTTTATACGCAAGTGACCATTTTCATTTTATTTTTTGCAAGTTGGCAACTTTTTAGCACCAATCACTGGATTGATCCCTTGCTTTTTAGCTCTCCAACCAAAATCTTCAACCTGTTTCTTGAAAAATTACTAAATGGATCTATTCTTATTCACATTGGGGTTACATTGACAGAAACCATCATCGGTTTTCTATTAGGAACATTAACCGGAACACTACTAGCAGCTCTCCTGTGGTGGTCACCGTTTTTGTCGAAAGTATCTGATCCTTATTTAGTCATCTTAAATGCAATGCCAAAAGTAGCATTAGGACCTATATTAATTGTGGCTTTAGGACCAGGATTTCTTTCGATCATTGCTATGGGGATGATCATTTCGGTTATCATTACGACTATTGTCGTTTACACTGCGTTCAGAGAAGTCGATGTCAACTATATTAAAGTACTCCAGACCTTTCATGCATCTCGAACACAAATTTTTAAAGAATGCGTTCTTCCAGCTTCTTTTCCAAGCATTATTTCCACATTAAAAGTGAATGTCGGCTTATCTTGGGTAGGAGTTATCGTTGGAGAGTTTCTTGTATCACAGAAAGGACTTGGCTACCTTATTATCTACGGATTCCAAGTCTTTAATTTTACCTTAGTTCTGCTGGCGTTGTTATTAATTGCCTTCTTCGCCACAATTATGTATAAATTTGTTGAAATGCTCCAACAAAAATTAATTAAAGACGACTTATAA
- the ytkD gene encoding RNA deprotection pyrophosphohydrolase, whose translation MQQFMDQNGQFVQFSPSINAFAKMAQHVFVLARYRQEWLLTIHKKRGLEFPGGKVEKGESIEEAARREVFEETGGIIQDLVPLGEYLVHDKDTPFVKRVFYADIVRLEHKDSYLETKGPVLISGDILDQVQKSEFSFIMKDQLLPLVLSVLAQKKLPEGSL comes from the coding sequence ATGCAACAGTTTATGGATCAAAATGGACAGTTTGTGCAGTTCTCACCATCGATCAATGCCTTTGCAAAAATGGCTCAACATGTATTTGTCTTAGCAAGGTATCGACAGGAGTGGCTTCTTACTATACATAAAAAAAGAGGATTAGAGTTTCCTGGGGGGAAAGTAGAAAAGGGAGAGAGTATAGAAGAAGCAGCTAGAAGGGAAGTTTTTGAGGAGACTGGTGGCATTATTCAAGATCTGGTACCGCTAGGAGAGTATTTGGTTCACGATAAAGACACTCCTTTTGTGAAAAGAGTGTTTTATGCGGACATTGTGCGCCTTGAACACAAAGATTCCTACCTTGAGACGAAGGGTCCAGTACTTATTTCAGGGGATATTCTTGATCAAGTGCAAAAATCAGAATTTAGCTTTATTATGAAAGATCAGCTTTTGCCATTAGTATTATCAGTTCTTGCACAAAAAAAGCTCCCAGAAGGCAGCTTATAA
- a CDS encoding hydrolase: MSAENKRTYYIGISTGEISSSSTDSPWEFKISANDEEITYLRDLFDSNYSTDWQSFFRAHVPYIQYHYDRENDAYDQNLQQIYATIYELGDEEAREHIGKMNILP; encoded by the coding sequence ATGTCGGCAGAAAATAAAAGAACTTATTATATTGGTATTAGCACAGGAGAAATTTCTAGTTCTTCAACAGACTCTCCTTGGGAGTTTAAAATCTCAGCAAATGACGAGGAAATCACCTACTTAAGAGACTTGTTTGACTCTAACTATTCAACAGATTGGCAAAGTTTTTTCCGAGCACATGTACCTTATATTCAATATCATTACGATCGAGAAAATGATGCTTATGATCAAAATCTCCAGCAGATTTATGCTACGATTTACGAATTAGGTGATGAGGAAGCCAGAGAGCATATTGGCAAGATGAATATTTTACCTTAA
- a CDS encoding DUF6154 family protein, producing the protein MKVNPCLCMLYPLIVLAISRSTGQTIKKGGDIVKLVDELYELYRGRIRGTEEDLDMITLTVLEHLSREELLEMIHDMEHHELEYFVRLYIFESLKQKIIKEEDQDISSSEYRHLH; encoded by the coding sequence GTGAAGGTAAATCCATGTTTATGTATGCTATATCCTCTAATTGTTCTTGCTATTTCTCGTTCAACTGGTCAAACTATTAAGAAAGGCGGTGATATTGTGAAGCTAGTCGATGAATTATATGAATTATATCGTGGTAGAATTCGAGGGACTGAAGAGGATCTAGACATGATTACACTTACCGTATTAGAGCATTTATCAAGGGAAGAGTTATTGGAGATGATTCATGATATGGAGCATCACGAACTCGAATATTTCGTCCGTTTATACATATTTGAGTCCTTAAAACAGAAAATCATCAAAGAAGAGGATCAAGATATTTCTTCTTCTGAATACAGACATTTGCATTAA
- a CDS encoding transposase, with protein MNGKATPGGGHGPEEWKREDKFLIVMETYSMNQAELAEYCRKKGLYKEQIEAWRDTCLQANGQETNQKKQLSHELKEEKKRAKTLEKDLQKKEKALAEAAALLLLRKKKQAIWGDQGDE; from the coding sequence GTGAACGGGAAGGCAACTCCAGGTGGTGGTCACGGGCCAGAAGAATGGAAGAGGGAAGATAAGTTTCTAATCGTAATGGAGACGTATTCTATGAATCAGGCAGAATTAGCCGAGTACTGCCGTAAAAAAGGACTATATAAAGAACAAATTGAAGCATGGCGTGATACTTGTCTTCAAGCAAATGGTCAGGAAACAAACCAAAAGAAGCAGTTAAGTCATGAATTAAAAGAAGAAAAGAAACGAGCCAAGACATTAGAAAAAGATTTGCAGAAAAAAGAGAAAGCATTGGCAGAAGCAGCCGCCCTATTACTATTAAGAAAAAAGAAACAAGCGATCTGGGGGGACCAAGGGGACGAATGA